In the genome of bacterium, the window CCGGGCAATCACGATTTGGATCGAAGTGCCGACAGCCAGATTGTCGAAAGCGGGTTAAAAGCAAAATTAATTTCAAAACAAAGCGTTACTGATTATCTTCACGTTGCGACACCTCCTGGGGGCAACCCCGAAGGCATTAAGCGAATTATCCCGTACAACACTTTTTTTAAAAGTTATTACTCAGGATTTAAGGGAAAATGTCATCTTGGGGGCCTACACTCTTCGTTTAAGTTTAGCGACGGTCAGGTCTCCATAGGAGTATCCTGCATAAACAGCGCATGGCGGACATACGACTCCTCTGCCGATCGTGGCCATTTATTAATAGGAGAATCCGAACTCCTGGCCAACTTAACGCTGATACGCGAATGTGACGTAAAAATAGCAGTCTTCCATCACCCGATAGAGCTCCTGTCGGACATAGAAAAGCGCGACATTCAAGCTCTTGTTTCAAAAGAGTATGACATGCTTTTATGCGGACATTGCCATTCCCCGGGGAATCAGGTGGTATTCACTCCGGACAATTGTCTTTTCACCTCGATGGCCCCGTGCAATTGGTCCGAAAATTATTCAGATGGAGTCCGGCACCTAAATGGCTATTCCGTTTTAGATTTTGACCGGACCACCAACAAAATAACAGTAAATTCGCGATGCTACTCTCCAGATCGCAAGAAATATGTTCCCAACGAACATTTAGGAGACAACGGAATCTCGGAATTCCCTATATCGAGGAGCGGGGGCGACCTCGCAGCCACTTGCCTTTTACATATTAATCAGCGACATATCCCCGAATTAGACGAGCATCTGCTATCACATGGAACGGACACCAAATCTCCTAAAAGAATTGAAGAGATATTTGTGCTCCCCAGATTGGTTTACGATGTTAAATACAAGGAGGAGAAAAAAGAGGAGAAAGAGTATTCTTTAGATGATTTGTGTGGATTGTCCTATGATCTCGTATTGTTTGGCATCAAAGAATCTGGCAAGACTTTGCTTTTAGATCGAATTTGCGTAGAACTGGCCAAACGATACAATGAGTTTCGGGAAATCCCAATACTTATAAGATTCTCCGAGTTGAGAAATGAAAATTATGAGACACTGGTGAGTCGATTCCTAAATGTCCCCATTACCTCAACAGAGGATTTTCTTGCGAATCATAAGGTGGTGTTGCTTATTGATGACTTATCATTTGACGAAATAAACTCGGAAAAACTGAAGAAGCTTGCGGGATTTAAGCGCAAGTATTCATCAACCGTAAGACTTCTGGCAACAAGTGTTGTTGAAGGGGAAGGCACATACCCGGTAAACTTCCTAGGGAATGAATATATTCCCGCAAAACCCGCCTCAATCCGGACTTTTAAGACTAAACAAATCAAAGATCTGATTGCGAAATGGTTTTCTGGGAACCATAGCCAAA includes:
- a CDS encoding metallophosphoesterase yields the protein MPRIIHLSDIHLTKTHLDNFRVGTFSALLEDLKEYHKNLAINLIVISGDMVDRGGASFNNNLTDALKTFEHEFISKLAAGLNIERDRFLFVPGNHDLDRSADSQIVESGLKAKLISKQSVTDYLHVATPPGGNPEGIKRIIPYNTFFKSYYSGFKGKCHLGGLHSSFKFSDGQVSIGVSCINSAWRTYDSSADRGHLLIGESELLANLTLIRECDVKIAVFHHPIELLSDIEKRDIQALVSKEYDMLLCGHCHSPGNQVVFTPDNCLFTSMAPCNWSENYSDGVRHLNGYSVLDFDRTTNKITVNSRCYSPDRKKYVPNEHLGDNGISEFPISRSGGDLAATCLLHINQRHIPELDEHLLSHGTDTKSPKRIEEIFVLPRLVYDVKYKEEKKEEKEYSLDDLCGLSYDLVLFGIKESGKTLLLDRICVELAKRYNEFREIPILIRFSELRNENYETLVSRFLNVPITSTEDFLANHKVVLLIDDLSFDEINSEKLKKLAGFKRKYSSTVRLLATSVVEGEGTYPVNFLGNEYIPAKPASIRTFKTKQIKDLIAKWFSGNHSQNNKQNLERLLEVLKGLNLPGTPLSLSMFLWIIEQHGGYRPINQAAMLENFIEKILEKHSGKEIYSEQFDYKNKERLLADIAHKMNELDNPGYKIPYPDLLAHVSAYLNARKFSFDGEVLVNELIGSGILIKEAEGSRSLIKFRFTCFFEYFVMKRIEFDEDFRCKSFASLGDFA